One Deinococcus sp. Leaf326 genomic window carries:
- a CDS encoding helix-turn-helix transcriptional regulator translates to MNTAIMSTLAEPHRLHIVELLLQESLTVGEIAARLGLRQPQASKHVRVLVDAGMVNVEAVANRRICHLRAEPFRELDQWLAAYRQLWEARFDRLDEYLDQPVMLQR, encoded by the coding sequence ATGAACACCGCCATCATGAGCACACTGGCCGAGCCACACCGTCTACACATCGTAGAGTTGCTGCTCCAAGAATCGCTCACGGTCGGCGAGATTGCTGCGCGCTTGGGGTTGCGTCAGCCCCAAGCATCCAAACATGTCCGTGTACTGGTGGATGCAGGCATGGTGAACGTGGAGGCAGTCGCCAACCGCCGCATCTGCCACCTGCGCGCCGAACCGTTCCGGGAACTCGACCAGTGGCTCGCAGCGTATCGACAACTCTGGGAGGCGCGCTTTGATCGCCTGGACGAGTATCTAGACCAGCCGGTAATGCTCCAGAGATGA